The genomic interval TACCGTCATCCTGCTTCGTATCATTCTGTCCGCCAGCCTTTACTGACGGGCTATTTGCAGGCGAGTGATGATGCATACCGTCAAATCCCCCTGCATTTCCCTTTTCCCCTTTGTTAATGGGGGATTTATGAGGATTTACCGGTCTGTTGTGGGCATGGACGTCGGCCCCTCCATTTTTTCGTTGGGGCAGGGAATAGACAATCTCTCCATTCTTCGTTACAAATACCGTTCCCCCAAATGTGTTAGCATAGAACATTACCCTTTCATCGGTTTGCCCTTCATTGGCTATAAAAGGCATCTGAAGTTTCCTTGTCCTTTGAACAACCTCTGCCATACTCAATTGCTCATCCCCGGTCGAAGCCGGAGAGAGGTTTTTGATTACAGATTGCGGACTTATTGGTTTAGACAATGGTTTACCTGTATCAGCCAGGAGGATTTTGAAGAAAAAAACGACCGGCAAAAGAACCGCAAGTAATACAAAAAACTTGTTCTTCTTTTTCATTTTACCATCCTCCATTATTGATTATATGAAAACCCGTATCTCACAACGCACACTACTTTGAAACTACAAAATACTTTGATACGGAACATTGGCCAGCCACAAGGGTTGCGGCGCTACATTTCCATGCTTCCCCATGCGCCCTTAGGGAATGAGGTTTTTTGCAAATATTCATTAAAAAACCTATAGCATATAGCATATTAAAAATAATTCATTTGTATATACCCTATTTTGGGTGTATACAAATGGATGCCTACTTTTGGGTTAATGGATACATGCGTTTGCGCTTCTGTCAAACTACCGAAATACGACAGGCCTGAAGGATTGAAAGCATATAGCCAAGGGCTTGGGTCATACGCATCAACCTAACTTGGCAGTAGTTGTAAAGGTTAGCATTGCAAGAACATGTGATATTAAGTGTGGGTAGGTGAAGCGTTATCGTGCTTATTTATTTGTGCGTTGTACGCTGAGAGGATATAAAAAACCGGCATTTAAAGCAAGGGAGAGGTTAAAAACAACAATTTTTCAAAGAGAGGGCAAAATTTTTTTTAAATAAACACATTTTTTTCGGGACATACCTAAATTTTTTTGATATAAGGAAAATATAACTTACACCTAAATCCTGCAAACGATTTTCGCAATGCGAAAATCAGTATTTTCCACTACCAAGATTGGCAAAAAGCGATAACAGATATCCGTTTTTTAGCAATTGTGGTAGCGCTATTGTACTACTTTAAACATTACTTTGTTAAAGAAAGCGTCTGAAAAAATATTTTTAAGTCGTAAGTCGAGTCGGCCACAACTTATGACTTAGCAATGCTTTGCGATAAATATTTACTCTTGATTTTGCTCGTTACTTCCGGTATTAATTGCACTTGTAAATTTTTTACACAATCAATTACCGGAGCAAAGGATTTGAGTATTTTCAGAACAAACATACCGTTATTAAATAAATTTCTTGAACATTTTGCATCGTGTTTTACTAAAAAACAATTTGCAATGTTTCTACTTGTCGTCTACGCAATGTTTAAAGACTATAAAAGAAATTCACTGGAGGCCATGGCGCAAGCCGTTCATACGGATTACCAGAAATTTCAATGCTTCTTTTCTGAATCCAAATGGGATTTACCCGCATTAAAGCAGAAAAGAATGGACATTATCCAAAAACAAAGAACCACGGCATTGACAAAAGACAGCATCCTTACCATAGATGATACCGGATGTCCAAAGCCCTATGCTAAAAATACAGAGGCAGCCAAATGGCAATATTGCGGTCCGCTTAAAAGGCCGGAAACCTGCAATGTTGTTGTTGGCGCGGCATTTGTCTCAAAAACAAAACATTTTCCCCTGGATGTTATTCCCTACCTTCCTGCCGATGAGTTCGGGGAAGGGAAAAATGATCCCAAATTTAAAGACAAAATACAAATAGCAATGGATATGTTTGATGCTGCTTCTAACGTCTTTGATTTTTCAGCTATTGCCTTCGACACATGGTATGCCTCTCAACGGTTTCTCGAACATATTCACGCAAAAAAGAAACACTTTTTTTCAGAAATAAAATCAAACAGAAATATCTCCATGTACCATCCGGAAAAACAAAAATATTGCATAATCAAACCAGATGAGCTCGTGACCCTCATCAAAAAGCATTATGCCGACAAAACCAAGTATGTTACTTTAAAATCCGCGGATGGAAGTGAAGTTTCCTATAAAACCTACACGTTTGACGCCAAACTGAATGGTTGCAATGTCCCGTTGAAGTTTGTGGTAATTTTGGGAAAATGGAACAAGGAAGATGATAAAAAATATCATGTCCTTATCACCAATCAACTCGACGCCTCTGTAAAAACGGTTATCACAAACTATCTGTTGCGTTGGGGTATTGAACACTGTTTCAAGGAATTGAAGGATACTTTTTATTTCGATCATTATCAGGTAAGGCACATTGACAAGATTGAGCGATATTGGAATATTTGTCTGATCTCATGGACATTCGTTTACTGGATAAAACAAAACGCTTATCTGGATAAAATCATGGAAACAAAACCTTCTACCTTTAATGAATTCAAAAAAGCAATCAATTCCCTGCTTGAATTCTCATCAACAAACGCTTTATCAAAGAACGAAAAACTCTCACAAGAATATTTTAAAATTAAATCCGCTCGATTTAAGAAAAAAATCGCCGCTTAATTTTTAACAAAGTAATGCTTTAAACAAAAAGACATGAGAAATTGCCGGAAACGTGCTCCCTGATGCAATGAAAATCAAGGTAGGGATGTACTGTCTCCATCTGCGGTATACTTACCACTCTCAAAAGACTAAAAAAACGAAATACAACGTCGGTTTTCTACTGAAAAACTACATCCAGTGACATGCGTTCCCACTTTTCCCATTCCTCCTGATGGAGAAATTTCTCCGGCAATTTTAATGTCATCTGCCGGCTTCTCTCCACCAGTTTCCCTGCCACACGGATTAACCACAGTCTCATCGTCTTTACTTCCCACTGTTGTATCACTCCACCACTGAGCAATCCCATCCACTTCAAAAGATTATACGCTAACACCGCACACTGAAATAGCGCAGCATTGGCCAAAAATTCACCCGTACGTATGTGCCCCGCATTCATCTGTCCTTTACTCTCTTCTATCAAAGTCTCGCAGGTAGCCCTCTTTCCATAACAACGATGCGCTTCCATCGGACTTAACCGCTCCGTTGTAACGTAACAAAAATACTCATACACGGACACTTCTACTAATTTCTTTTCTCTTTTGACCAATTGCCGCACTGCCACAAAACGTCTCGCACGATCCCACCCTGCACATCGATACCAAAATTCAGCCTGTTCCCATCCTGGCTCCCCTTTCACCTCATTCCATTTCTGCCCTTCAAGCAATCCTTCCAGATTCTTCAGCTTTACCTTAATCAGATATCCCGCCAATATTGACTCAAGGTATTCAAGTAATTCTCCGGTAAAAAAACCGCTGTCTCCCCGAAATACCACCCTTACCCCCTTATTCATGTACGCCATACATTCCTTCATGAACTCTACTACTCCGTTACTCGTGTAGGCGCTTCCACAGCGGAACCAACTATGTAATACCTCCTTTGTTTCTGCAATAAATGCCATTAAGGGATGATACGCCTTCTGCCCCTTCTTGTGCGGATTATATCCTACCTCTGCACCCTCCTGTTTCCCATATACACCATCTACGGTAGAATCAACATCTATCCATACTTCGCAAAGAGCACTCCTGAGTTTATGGCCTGATCTCACCGCACGCTTCCATATCTTTCCCCTAAACCGGTGGATCACCCCCGTCAGTTCCACTATATCTCCCTGACTCGCCAGCTTCATAATACGTCCTATCGTAGTATCTACAGGTACCTCTTTCCACCCGGACATCTTCTTCAATACCTCATCTGTACACACCTTCATCACCTCTACCATCGATGTCGCCCCTGCTATCAACCCTATCACTACCATTTGTACCGCATCGACAAACTGATACCGGGCATTTGCTCCACGATCCTTATGGACCGCTTCATGGACTCT from Candidatus Kuenenia stuttgartiensis carries:
- a CDS encoding IS701 family transposase, with the protein product MLCDKYLLLILLVTSGINCTCKFFTQSITGAKDLSIFRTNIPLLNKFLEHFASCFTKKQFAMFLLVVYAMFKDYKRNSLEAMAQAVHTDYQKFQCFFSESKWDLPALKQKRMDIIQKQRTTALTKDSILTIDDTGCPKPYAKNTEAAKWQYCGPLKRPETCNVVVGAAFVSKTKHFPLDVIPYLPADEFGEGKNDPKFKDKIQIAMDMFDAASNVFDFSAIAFDTWYASQRFLEHIHAKKKHFFSEIKSNRNISMYHPEKQKYCIIKPDELVTLIKKHYADKTKYVTLKSADGSEVSYKTYTFDAKLNGCNVPLKFVVILGKWNKEDDKKYHVLITNQLDASVKTVITNYLLRWGIEHCFKELKDTFYFDHYQVRHIDKIERYWNICLISWTFVYWIKQNAYLDKIMETKPSTFNEFKKAINSLLEFSSTNALSKNEKLSQEYFKIKSARFKKKIAA